The nucleotide window TGTTCGTCACGACGACGCCGTCGAGCCCGAGGTCGGAGACGACCGCGAGCGCCTCCTCCGTCGCGGCCGTCGAGAGGTCCGGCGACAGCTTCACCAACAACGGGTTCGCCCCGGCGTCCCGGAGCTCTCCCAGGATCGACTCCAGGGCCGAGCGGTTCTGGAGCGAGCGGAGCCCGGGCGTGTTCGGGCTGGAGACGTTGACGACCGTGTAGTCGGCGTGGTCGCCGACACGGTCGTAGGTGTAGCGGTAGTCGTCGGCGGCCTCCGACAACGGCGTCGACTTGGACTTCCCGACGTTGACGCCGACTGGCACCGGCGGCGCGGGCTCGCGGGCGAGCCTGTCGCCGACGGCGTCGGCGCCCTCGTTGTTGAACCCCATGCGGTTGACCACGGCATCGGCCTCCGGCAGCCGGAACATCCGGGGGCGACGGTTGCCGGACTGGCGTTCGGCGGTGACCCCGCCGACCTCGACGTGACCGAACCCCAGTGCGGCGAGGAACCGCGGCACGTGGGCGTTCTTGTCGAAGCCGGCCGCGACACCGACCGGCGTGGGAAACTCCAGCCCCCACAGCTCCGTCGACAGCCGGGGGTCGCGGACGGTCAGGGTCCGCTCCAGTGCAGACTGGACGGGAGTGTCCTGGACGGTCCGCATCAGGCGGTGTGTGAGTCCGTGGGCCGTCTCCGGCGGCAGTGCGAACAGTGCTGGCTTCAGTCGGTCGTACAGAGTCGTGCTCACGGGCCCTCTCAGAAGTCGTGTTCCACGTCGTCCGGGTCCGCCTGTTGAATGATGATCTTCCCGTCTCGCACACGGACGAAGACCTCGTCACCGATATCCATCCCCGCGACGGCGAGTTCGTCCTCGTGGAGGTTCACGTGAACGTTGTGGTACTCCCCGTCTTCGTCCTTGGCCCCACTCGGGCTGAGCGTCTTCTTCCGGACCATCGACCTTCGTACTGCGGCTATTCGCCGTACGCCCTACAAAAGTCTTGGTTTCGGGCCTGCGGAAGGGCTTTTCACGCCGCGGGCCGT belongs to Halobaculum sp. MBLA0143 and includes:
- a CDS encoding quinone-dependent dihydroorotate dehydrogenase, with product MSTTLYDRLKPALFALPPETAHGLTHRLMRTVQDTPVQSALERTLTVRDPRLSTELWGLEFPTPVGVAAGFDKNAHVPRFLAALGFGHVEVGGVTAERQSGNRRPRMFRLPEADAVVNRMGFNNEGADAVGDRLAREPAPPVPVGVNVGKSKSTPLSEAADDYRYTYDRVGDHADYTVVNVSSPNTPGLRSLQNRSALESILGELRDAGANPLLVKLSPDLSTAATEEALAVVSDLGLDGVVVTNTTTERDDVDDPRQAERGGLSGAPIEGRATELVRFVAERVDVPVIGVGGVSDAAGAYAKIRAGASVVQLYTALVFEGPTVARDINRGLLELLERDGFDSVEDAVGADL